The Candidatus Delongbacteria bacterium genomic sequence TATTCTCTTTTATTCCCATCTGGAAATTCTATTTTAATCATCACTTACCACCTTATTAGTTGCTGTTTATATTGTTCAAACTGCAATATCTGATTAGCTACAAAATATAAGATATTACATATTTTAAGTCAAGTAAATCTTTAACCGGCTGTCTTAGCATAAAGCCTCTCGCAAATCTTTGCTAGAATTTTCATATCTAACAGAATATTCATTTAGAGTGATTCTAATATATACTTTGACAGTACCGTTCTTACGTTCGACAAAAAATCCATGTATAATGAAATGAATGAAAATCATAATAATCAAACTTAGACATTGAATGTTCTTCTTTGATTGTACAGTCAGGAAAAACCTGAGTCTTGTTTTTAATGGAGTATGACATGTTAACGAGTAGCTTAATTTTATCCTCCTATAGATACCACTTCACGATAATCTCTATTTAACGAAATTACAATAAAAAATTAATTTGCCTTAAAATAATTATAGCTTTTTAATTGATTATTATTCAAGAAAACAGTATAATCCTCAAAAAAATTGAGGGAAAAATGAAAAAACAGGATATTCTTTTTATAGCAATATTTGCGATAATCTTCTTGCCTTTTATACTTTCTGCTGATGCATATCAATTTTACATCGATATGACAAAAAATCATAGTTTTGTGATGAGCTTCATAAAGTTTGCTGTTTTAGCAACTCTTGGTGAAATACTTGCACTTAGAATAGTTTCGAAAATCTATATTAAAAAGGGTTTTGGAATTATACCTAGAGCAATTGTTTGGGGTTTTTTAGGGATTATGATTAATTGTGCCTTTATCATTTTTGCTAATGGTTCACCAAAAATAGCAGTAGCAATTGGTTTTGAAGAAGCTCCAAAACTACTAACTTCATTTTTGATTAGTGCGACAATGAATACAATTTTTGCTCCTGTAATGATGACTTTACATAAAATTACAGACACCCATATTCTAACAAATGGGGGAACATTATCAGGTTTTTTTACTCCTATCAAGTTTGGTAAAATTATAGCTGAAATGAATTGGTCGGTAATGTGGAATTTTGTATTCAAAAAAACTATCCCTTTTTTCTGGATACCTGCACATACAATTACTTTTATGCTGCCAAAAGAGTTTCAAATACTATTTGCAGCTGTTTTAGGTATTGCACTGGGAGTAATTATGGCAATAGCCAGTATTCTATCAAATAAAAAATAATTTTATTATGTTAATTAGATAAAGCTGGCAATTGTCAGCTTTACTCCATTTAAATAAATTCAACATACCTCTTTGAAAATTTAAATAATCAATTCCAATAGAAAGTAAAAAGTGCTATACTTTATACAGCAATAATAATACATTATACTATATATGAATAGGATCTAAAGGGTAATTCTTTGTTTAAAAAATTAATAACTGCAAAGCATTTTGGAATGCTTAGACTTTGTCCAATATGTAAGCAGAGTACAGGTAATTTTTTAAACAATTTATGCCCTTATTGCAAATCTACAGAATTAGAAAGAACTGCATATTTTCTACACAGCTCATTACAGCTAAAAAATAAAACAGCCATTATTATAGAAGATGAGTTTATTAAAGTTTATAAAATGATTTACAACATTAAGAAAACGACCAATTTGTATGATATCACATACTCTTTAATTAAACCAGAATCAATAGATGTTGATATAATTGTAGGAGATTTCACTTTAGAAAGGGTTCAAAATTTTATTGACCTCATCAGCTTTTTAGAAAAAATAATTTTTGAAAATAAAATCTTCATTTCGATGTTTAGATCTGATTTTTTAAAAGAGAAAACTTTTGACTTTTCTAATACACATGTGTTTTCCAGAAGTTCAAATTACGAAATGTTTGGAGACTATCAAACTTTCAGGAGATTTGGTAATGATTTTAAATCCATAATTGATAAACATGGATTGAAATGTGAGATTTTTGATATCTACAATAAACTTCCATCATCAATATATTTCAGATATGGTTTAAATCGTAGGATTTCGTTCGTTATACTATCAAGATCGGAAGAGTATCCTCAATTTAAACCCAATTTATTAATCGAAAAAGTTGAAACACAATGTCAAGCGAACTCAAAAACATTAAAGACAAGTTATTTCACAAGATTTATCTCAACAACTGCTTATGTGTTGATTTCTTTTTTAATAAAATCTTTTAAGTCTACGACCGATATTAATATAGAAACTGATAGTTGGAGTTATTTATTCTATTCCTCTTCTCTGGTAATAATTTTTGTTTTTATTTCATTACCATTGATATTGTTAAATTTTGTATTTACTCTGGTCATCTGGTTTCCTTTGATCGCACTTGGTCTTGCTGTAGTAATAAACAATATGATCGTTGTTTCATATTCTTCAAAACTACGTTTTATCTTCGCATATTTTATGTTTATTATTTATCTGATAATATCATTATTGATAAGTGCGTATTGCTGGGCAGTAATATAAAATTACATTAAAAAAATTTGTAAACTCAGCTAACTTTAATAAACAAAACAATAAGATCCAGCGATTTTCTCTCCAAAAGTCAAAAAAAAGGCTGCCAAAAGACAGCCATTTTACCATTACAATAATCTCAACTTGTCGCATTGTGAGATATTATCTATTCATACTTAACTTCAATTTTTTTAAGTTCAGGATTGGCATTCCTCATTTGCACTCTTAAAATTCCATCCTTATACTCTGCAACTATGCTAGCACTATCTATCGATTCAGATGGAACAAAGATCTTAGTATTAAACACCCCCCTTTTTATACCTTTTTTATAATAAGTTCTTTTTTCTTCATTTTCTGATTGGGACCTCTCTGCTTTAATGCTTAGATAATTTCCATCTAAAGATAATTCGAATTTCTCCTTATCAATACCTGGTAGTTCAACGTCTACATAGAAAAAATCTCCTTCTTTGTAAATGTCCATCCCTCCTTTTCTAATATCATTATCAAATCCATTTTCGAAAAGATCTTCGAAAAGTTTTCCAAAATTTTCAAATCTTGATGTTAACATAATACACCTCCATGAAATTTAATTAAACAAAACATTTATTTTAGACTCTGATACATTTTCAGCAAACTCTATTTTCAATACTCCATCCTTGTAAGATGCCTTTATAGACTCACTAGAAGTATTTGATGGAACAGAGAATCTCTTTACAAATTCTCCAAAATGTCTACCTTTTTGATAGTAGTGTCTCTTATCCGAATCAGCAGAATTTTTCTTGCCTTTGATAGTCAAGAGGCTTTTCTCCAGAGTTATATCCAGACTTTCTTTGTCCAGACCTGGAATGTCCATCTCAAGAGTATAAAGCTTATCTTCTTTATAAAGATCAACTCCAGATGGGTCAGTAGCGTTACCGAATAATCTTTGAGCAACTCTTGAAAGATCTTCATTTGTATTTCTTACCATGTATCTCATTTTACTCTCCTGTATTTTGTTTTTTCATGTTCTGTTTTACTATTTAAGCAATCAGTGTGCCAACATAAATACAATATTAAACATAAGATATGCTGACATGAATATTAGACAATACTCCGACAATGTCGTTTGACAGACATGAAATTTTCATGATAATAATCTGACATGACATGATGCTGATTTTAAAATATTATAAGTATTCGCAAAATGATATTCACACTATGAGAAGATAAGTGGAGTTTTTGGATTATGTTTTTTTAAAAGATTCAAATCAGGCGAGCATTGATTTGAAGCATAACAGTATTTACATCCTGTTATACAGGTGTTATACAATCCAACATCATAGGATTTAGCACATCTACATAATTTTCTTGTTCCTTGCCCAGATAATATATTACAACCTGAAATACCATTCTCGATCATCAGTTCAGGATCTATGCAGCTTCCCGATTCAATACCGGTCTTAGGATCAATAGTTTCACAACAAGAATATAGTTTTATGCCATAAGTTTTTCCTATTTCAAACAAACTCTTCATAAGCTTATTTTCTTCATCTGGATGTACTAGACCCAGTCTAGATAAATCTTGTTCATTCTTCTTATACGTATCAATAAAACTAAAATAGCAAAGATCAGTATAGCCTTTAAGTTTTTGGGAAATATACATAAAGCTATTAATATGGTGGTTAAAAGAGTATTTTTTATTGTAGAAAATTGGATCATAACGCCAAATAAGCTTATTACCATACAAATCAACTAGTTTTTTGAAAACCATTATCCTTGTTTCTAAAGAAGGAAGTGTCGATTCAATTTCAAAACCATAATTATTTAGCGTGTAATGTAACCGAAATTTGTAGTTCTTTAAAACATCTTTCATTTTAAGAAGGGATGATGGTTCCTTTGACCAAAAATATAGAAAATCAAGTTCTTCATCTATTTCCACAATTCTAGACTTTCTGTTGTAAGGATTATAAATCCCTATCTTATGTTCATCCAATCTTTTGTATAGCCATTCATAAAAAAAAGCAGGAATATCCGTTCTCCTGCTTATACTAAGCACCATAATCAGTCCGAAAGGTAGATTACTCTGTTTTTATAATCGGTTATCAATTTTTTCTTTCCAAATATCTGACTTCCAATAATTCCCGCTACATCTTCTTGAGCAAAAACACCTTCCTTCGCACTGTGTATAGACACACTTACTTGCTGTTTTTTACTGCCTAAAATAACTTCAATATTATTGATTGTTTTACTATTAGATAATCCTCCTATACCAGAAACAGCACTTGAAAAACCTTCTTTATCTGATAAACCCGCTTTTTTTGCAAAATCTTGAGAAATATCGACACCGGAATTAGAGCCAGTATCAAGAAAAAATCTACCTTCTACTCCATTTACAGTACAATCTACCAGTAAAAGTTTATTATATAGAGAAGCTTTTAAACGTTCAAAATCTGAAGGTGGATTATAAAAGTCAGGCTCATAGAAAGTAATCTCTTCTTTTTCATAATCAATTTCTGTTACAACTCTTGAAGCAAAATCATAACCCACTAGACCATTTATTTTGATTGGAAACATCAATTGTAATTGAGAGAAATCCATTATCGCAACACTCTGCTTGCCAAATAAAAGATCTTTTATTCTAATGGAATCTATTTCTGCAAGTGAAGCAGAAGAAACACCACCAGCACCCAATCCAGGAAGATTACCACTTTCAGTAAGGTTTAAATATTTGGCAAATTCTTTATCGAGCACAGTTGTCATTGCACCAGTATCGTAAATAAAGTATCTGTATCCACTATCATTTATTTTTACTTTAAGAAAAATATGACCATTGACAATTTTAATTTTTGAAGTTGATTTGTGATTTCTTGACAAAAATTGATAATCCTTTGCAGATTCAGATGAAACAAAAAGATTTTGAGGAACTTTTTTATTTATCTCTATTAGATCATTTTCAACTTTCATTGTCGCAAGACCTCCACTGATAGTAACATCAGATGAGGTATTTATCATGAATCCGCTGAAATTCTTATAATTGTACCTTTTTTCTACAACATTCATTCCCATTTCATTTGTTACAGAGGCGATTGCAGCACCTGAATCTTTATCTATGTAAAGAGTAGTTTCTTTTGATTGTCTGAAGGAGTAAGCAACTGCTCTACACGATTTTCCTTCAAAAATTATATCACCTTTATCCACAACTTTCAAATTAAAATTTTCAGGCTCAAGATAAGCCATGGAACTCATAAATGCAGAAAGATAGGCTTTGTCGATATCTTTAGGATCACCTTTCTTTTCTCTTTTACCATTTCTATCTATCTCATAATAATCTATACCATCGAAAGCCTGAGTTTGAGACATAATACCCAAATCCATTTTTACAAAAAACTTATCTGGATAGATATACCAGGAATCACTTTCTCCAGAAAACCCATAGGCGTTTACCTTTGATACAATATGAAAGCTGGAGATTTTCTTTTTATTTTGAATACTAAAATCCTTGTGTTTCTTCAGAATCAAGTTTAATTCCGAGGAGTTGGCTATGGTAACAATCAGCAAAAGGATATATATTTTTGTCATACTTCCTGACCACCATTAGGAGTTATTAGTCCATATTTGTTAAGTAAAATCACAAGTTCTTCATATTTTTCAGGTGAAATTTTTGTTAAAGGTAATCTTGTAGGACCAACATCCATACCCATAATGTTCATTGCAGCTTTTACAGGAATTGGATTCGTATCTATAAACATTTTTCTACATATTTCATCCAATTTTTTTGCAAATTTTAAGCTTGTATAGTAGTCTCTTCTCAACATCGATTCTATTAGAGTATTATACTCCTTTGGAATAATGTTGGAAACAACACTAATACAACCTTTGCCGCCCAATGCCATAATCGAAAAAGTTAAATTATCTTCACCAGAAAGAATTGACATTCTATTATCAACATTGAAAATAATCTCCTGAACATGAGATAAATTTCCACTTGCTTCTTTAAGTGAGACAATATTTTCATGATAAGATAACTTTATGGATGTTTCAGCAGAAAGATGAACACCAGTCCTTGAAGGTACATTGTACATTACAATTGGTATTGGTGAATTATCTGCTATCAAAGAAAAATGTTTGTAAAGACCATCTTGATTCGGTTTGTTGTAGTATGGGGTAATAACAAGTGCTCCGTCAGCTCCATACTCTGCAGCTTTTTTACATAAGATAATAGCTTTTTCAGTATTATTGCTACCACACCCTGCAATAACCTGTAAATTTTCCTCTTTCGCAGCTTCAATAGCAACACTAAACACTCTTAGATGTTCTCTGTCGCTAAATGTAGGATTCTCGCCAGTTGTACCAGCAGGAACTATACCTGCAACTCCAGCTTTAGCCTGTATCCTAATAAGATCTTTTAATTTACTGTCATTAAATCTGCCATCTGAGTAGAACGGTGTAACCAATGCTGTATAAAGACCTTCGAACATCAACTCCTCCGATATGAATTTTCATTATTAAAATAGTATATTGGTTAAGCAAATACAACTAATATATTAACTTTTACAGTTAAAATTAGTGATACTTATGATTATAAAAAATGATAATATAGTTATGAGTTGACATATTGAGAGATTGCGAAAAGGGGAACATAACACTTTATGTCTGTCTGTAAGCTGCTAATATCGTTAAATAAAAGTTATTCAAACGTGTGAAATTAAGGAGTATCTTTTTTAAGTTTTTAACTCGTATTTCACATTGTTTATCGCAGTCTATAGATTTTATTTCTAATACTACTTTTGAGGACAAAAGTAGCAAAATCCTGAGCTTTTTAGAAAAGCTTAACCAAAACGAACACCCATTAAGATCGAAATGACACCATTATACTATTCAATCTGGCGAGTACTCCAGATTGAACCAGCACCACTAACCTCACGGTTAGAATTCCGCTGGTGATTGTGTTTAATTTTAAATGCATGGTTTGGGAATGTAAGAGAATTCTTCTTCACTTCCAAAAACTATAATCTTAAAGGCTTCTTGCACCGGCGTAATATTTGTTTGCTTTTCAAACATCATGAAGCCGGTTCAAATGCACAGCATTTGAATTGTAAAATTACGATAGTTTTTCTTATTTGATACCGATTTTGATCAATCTTTATAAAAAGATTGACCTTTTTGTCTGACTTTTTAGTAAAAAGTCAGCCTCAAATTCCAGCGATGAAATCGCTGTATCTATTTAAAATAATTTAAGATATCAAAGTATTGCATATCAGATTTTTTTCAATTGCCTTACAAAATGATTTCATAATTATATGATAAGTGTTGATAACAAACTGGAAAACATTAAATTTTAATTCAATCCAAAACTACTTATTAATTATTGGAGAATACACTTTTTTTGCGGGAATTTGAATAAAACTATCCTCTTCAAAAATATAACCTGTTAGAAATTTACCATATACACAACCACTATCAAGGCAGAGAATATTATGATTTTTGTATAAACCCAGTTTTGCCCAGTGACCAAAAATCACTCGTTTTGTTCCAGTATAATAATCGAACCAAGGAGCTTCAATACCGTTTATTTTCAATGTTCTTACGGAAACTTTGGTGTCATCATCGGTACCTACAAGCCCAATATTAGGGTTGAAACCTGCATGAACTAAAATGAAATTTTTATCATCGATATGGATTGGCCATTTTGAAATTTCCGAAAAATAACCATCTACATTCAGACTAACAACTTTATCGTAATTATTTTTAAAATTCTTGATAAACCATTTTTCATGATTTCCAAGAACCGTTGTTATTCTATATTTTGAGATAAGTTCAAGAACACCTTTACTATCAGGACCTCTACCAATTACGTCTCCAGTTGAAAAAATCCGATCCTCTGCTTTAGGTTTGAAAACCTCCAGCAACTCCAAAAGCTCATCACTGCATCCGTGAATATCACCTATGATTAATGTTCTCATAAATTTTCCAATAAAAAAAGCAGCTCATCCGGCTGCTTTCAAACAGATAGCTTTCAGAACTTAAGCCATTTTGGCAATAGCACTTCTTAATTTTGATTTTTTGTTAGAAGCGTTGTTCTTTTTAATCACACCTTTGATAACTAGTTTATCAAGGATAGACTGAGCCATGATAAAATTTGCTTCCGCAGCTTCTGCATTTTCAGCAGTTCTTACTTTTTTTACAGCAGTTTTCATCATTGACTTGTAATGTCTGTTATAAGCATTCTCTTTCTTTGACTTTTTTAGTCTTTTCTTTGCAGAAAGATGATGAGGCATTTTATCTCCTTAGCTTTCGTTTATATCAATTTCATTCACCATCGCCAGTGACTTGCAAATATAAAGTACGGCAATTTAAAAGTCAAGAAATAGATTCTGTAAATCTTGAATGATTATTGGTTTTTTATAAACAGATAGATCGTAAAAAGAAGTTCATCTTCAAATATGATTTTAACAAAAAATCTACATTGTTCTATTGATTGACATTTTAATAATAGAAGATTATTATATGCATGACTTTAAATGGAGGTTAAGTGATAATTACTTTGAATGGTGAAAGCAAGAAACTTGAAGATAACATCTCTATCCAGCAACTGTTGGATCTGCTTAATCTTAAAAAAGAGACAGTAGTTGCAGAACTTAATGGAGAGATTATAGTAACCGAGAATTTTGATAAAACAATTATATATAATGATGCAGTATTAGAGCTCATCAGATTCGTGGGAGGTGGATAATGCTTAAAATTGCCAATAGAGAATTTAAATCAAGACTTTTTGTAGGTACAGGAAAATTTAGTTCAAATGATTTGATGAGAAAAGCAATCGATGCTTCTGGAACCGAAATGGTGACAATGGCTCTGAGAAGAGTTGATTTAAACGATACCGGAAATGATGCTTTTTTAAATTCAATTGATAGAACAAAATTTCAATTTTTACCAAATACTTCTGGTGCAAGGAGTGCTGATGAAGCGGTTAGGCTTGCAAAATTATCAAGAGCTGCCACTGGAATAAACTGGTTAAAATTAGAAATCACACCTGACCCATACTCTCTAATGCCAGATCCTGTCGAAACTCTTTTTGCAGCAGAAAGATTAGTCAAGGAAGGGTTTATTGTTCTTCCTTATATAAATGCCGATCCTGTTTTAGCAAAAAGACTGGAAAATATTGGTACTGCTGCCGTAATGCCCCTTGGAAGTATGATTGGGAGTAATCTCGGAGTAAAAACCAGGGATTTTATCGGGATAATTATTGAACAATCAAAGATTCCCGTTGTTGTTGACGCTGGAATTGGCGTTCCTTCACATGCCAGTGAGGCTATGGAGTTGGGTGCAGATGCTGTTTTGGTAAACACAGCCATTGCAGTAGCGGGAAATCCAATTTTGATGGCTGAAGCTTTTAAATATGCAGTTTTGGCAGGTAGAATGGCTTTTGAAGCTGGAAAAGGGCGTGTACTGACCAGAAGCGAGGCTAGT encodes the following:
- a CDS encoding Hsp20/alpha crystallin family protein codes for the protein MLTSRFENFGKLFEDLFENGFDNDIRKGGMDIYKEGDFFYVDVELPGIDKEKFELSLDGNYLSIKAERSQSENEEKRTYYKKGIKRGVFNTKIFVPSESIDSASIVAEYKDGILRVQMRNANPELKKIEVKYE
- a CDS encoding Hsp20/alpha crystallin family protein gives rise to the protein MRYMVRNTNEDLSRVAQRLFGNATDPSGVDLYKEDKLYTLEMDIPGLDKESLDITLEKSLLTIKGKKNSADSDKRHYYQKGRHFGEFVKRFSVPSNTSSESIKASYKDGVLKIEFAENVSESKINVLFN
- a CDS encoding DUF1848 family protein encodes the protein MVLSISRRTDIPAFFYEWLYKRLDEHKIGIYNPYNRKSRIVEIDEELDFLYFWSKEPSSLLKMKDVLKNYKFRLHYTLNNYGFEIESTLPSLETRIMVFKKLVDLYGNKLIWRYDPIFYNKKYSFNHHINSFMYISQKLKGYTDLCYFSFIDTYKKNEQDLSRLGLVHPDEENKLMKSLFEIGKTYGIKLYSCCETIDPKTGIESGSCIDPELMIENGISGCNILSGQGTRKLCRCAKSYDVGLYNTCITGCKYCYASNQCSPDLNLLKKHNPKTPLIFS
- a CDS encoding clan AA aspartic protease; its protein translation is MTKIYILLLIVTIANSSELNLILKKHKDFSIQNKKKISSFHIVSKVNAYGFSGESDSWYIYPDKFFVKMDLGIMSQTQAFDGIDYYEIDRNGKREKKGDPKDIDKAYLSAFMSSMAYLEPENFNLKVVDKGDIIFEGKSCRAVAYSFRQSKETTLYIDKDSGAAIASVTNEMGMNVVEKRYNYKNFSGFMINTSSDVTISGGLATMKVENDLIEINKKVPQNLFVSSESAKDYQFLSRNHKSTSKIKIVNGHIFLKVKINDSGYRYFIYDTGAMTTVLDKEFAKYLNLTESGNLPGLGAGGVSSASLAEIDSIRIKDLLFGKQSVAIMDFSQLQLMFPIKINGLVGYDFASRVVTEIDYEKEEITFYEPDFYNPPSDFERLKASLYNKLLLVDCTVNGVEGRFFLDTGSNSGVDISQDFAKKAGLSDKEGFSSAVSGIGGLSNSKTINNIEVILGSKKQQVSVSIHSAKEGVFAQEDVAGIIGSQIFGKKKLITDYKNRVIYLSD
- a CDS encoding 4-hydroxy-tetrahydrodipicolinate synthase, producing the protein MFEGLYTALVTPFYSDGRFNDSKLKDLIRIQAKAGVAGIVPAGTTGENPTFSDREHLRVFSVAIEAAKEENLQVIAGCGSNNTEKAIILCKKAAEYGADGALVITPYYNKPNQDGLYKHFSLIADNSPIPIVMYNVPSRTGVHLSAETSIKLSYHENIVSLKEASGNLSHVQEIIFNVDNRMSILSGEDNLTFSIMALGGKGCISVVSNIIPKEYNTLIESMLRRDYYTSLKFAKKLDEICRKMFIDTNPIPVKAAMNIMGMDVGPTRLPLTKISPEKYEELVILLNKYGLITPNGGQEV
- a CDS encoding metallophosphoesterase, which produces MRTLIIGDIHGCSDELLELLEVFKPKAEDRIFSTGDVIGRGPDSKGVLELISKYRITTVLGNHEKWFIKNFKNNYDKVVSLNVDGYFSEISKWPIHIDDKNFILVHAGFNPNIGLVGTDDDTKVSVRTLKINGIEAPWFDYYTGTKRVIFGHWAKLGLYKNHNILCLDSGCVYGKFLTGYIFEEDSFIQIPAKKVYSPIINK
- the rpsT gene encoding 30S ribosomal protein S20; its protein translation is MPHHLSAKKRLKKSKKENAYNRHYKSMMKTAVKKVRTAENAEAAEANFIMAQSILDKLVIKGVIKKNNASNKKSKLRSAIAKMA
- the thiS gene encoding sulfur carrier protein ThiS; amino-acid sequence: MIITLNGESKKLEDNISIQQLLDLLNLKKETVVAELNGEIIVTENFDKTIIYNDAVLELIRFVGGG
- a CDS encoding thiazole synthase, which codes for MLKIANREFKSRLFVGTGKFSSNDLMRKAIDASGTEMVTMALRRVDLNDTGNDAFLNSIDRTKFQFLPNTSGARSADEAVRLAKLSRAATGINWLKLEITPDPYSLMPDPVETLFAAERLVKEGFIVLPYINADPVLAKRLENIGTAAVMPLGSMIGSNLGVKTRDFIGIIIEQSKIPVVVDAGIGVPSHASEAMELGADAVLVNTAIAVAGNPILMAEAFKYAVLAGRMAFEAGKGRVLTRSEASSPLTGFLNE